From the Mycobacterium noviomagense genome, the window CTGACGGTTGTCGCGCGTAATCCGGACAAGGCCGCCCGGCTGGTCGCGCTGGGCGTCGGGCTCGGCGTCCGGAGCCGCTTCTGTGGACTGGACAGCGACGCGCTGGCCGACAAAGCGGTGGCCGCTGAAGTCCTGGTCAGCACTATCCCCGCCGACGTGGCCGCCCGTTACGCCGAGACGCTGGCCGGTGTGCCGGTGCTGCTGGACGCGGTCTACGACCCCTGGCCGACCCCGCTGGCCACCGCAGTGGCCGCCGCCGGTGGCCGGGTGATCAGCGGCCTGCAAATGCTGCTGCACCAGGCGTTCGCGCAAGTCGAACAATTCACAGGGCTGCCCGCGCCGCGGGAAGCCATGGCGGCTGCTTTGCAATAACGTGCCGCGCATGCGGATCGCGCTCGCCGGGGTGATGCTGGCGTGGCTGTTAGTGCTCAGCGGTTATGACATCCGGCAGCGCAGACTGCCTAACGTGCTGACGCTGCCCGGCGCGGGGATCATCCTGATTGCTGCGGTCGTTGCCGGGTTCGGCATGGCGGCGGTGGCCGGCGCCGTAGCGCTGACGACGGTGTATCTGCTGATGCATCTGGCAGCGCCGACGGCGATGGGCGCCGGCGACGTCAAGCTGGCGATCGGCCTGGGCGCGCTGACCGGATGCTTCGGTGTCGACGTGTGGTTCCTGGCGGCATTCGGCGCGCCGCTGCTCACCGCCGCGTGCGGCATCGTCGTGAAAGCGGCTACGGGCGCCTCCGCCGTGCCGCATGGCCCGTCAATGTGCGCGGCCAGCGCAGGCGCCGTCGCGCTGGCTCTGATGTGACGCAGCAAAGCTGCGCCTATCGTGAACGGGGTAGGTGATGGAAACCAGTCGCGTCGCGCTGATCACGG encodes:
- a CDS encoding prepilin peptidase, coding for MRIALAGVMLAWLLVLSGYDIRQRRLPNVLTLPGAGIILIAAVVAGFGMAAVAGAVALTTVYLLMHLAAPTAMGAGDVKLAIGLGALTGCFGVDVWFLAAFGAPLLTAACGIVVKAATGASAVPHGPSMCAASAGAVALALM